A genomic segment from Lates calcarifer isolate ASB-BC8 linkage group LG13, TLL_Latcal_v3, whole genome shotgun sequence encodes:
- the pik3ip1 gene encoding phosphoinositide-3-kinase-interacting protein 1: MLSVNSARQLCKMLLSLHVVFLSVAMVESSASNGKEKDCIRSNGVEYRGEQGSSSSGLTCLNWTNTSRDYDFKMQPDSQTGVGDHNYCRNPDSSERPWCYIAGPDGTVQRQFCAIDVCKEQASTMPAEAESLNPTGTTPSTESFQPAKSGGSQGEVAAVQPVMGISQRVRTGPKQKKDLGTLGYVLGILMMAIIIILGTGITLGYFYKRGRDLKKQHDQRVYEREMQRITLPLSAFSNPTCELVDENTIVITAEHETTPVQEGVEGGDPLMGQQAGTPGA, from the exons ATGTTGTCGGTGAATTCAGCCCGTCAGCTCTGCAAAATGTTACTCTCCCTGCACGTTGTTTTCCTGAGCGTGGCGATGGTGGAGAGCAGCGCAtcaaatggaaaagaaaaag ACTGCATAAGATCCAATGGTGTGGAGTACAGAGGGGAACAAGGGAGCTCCTCCTCGGGTCTGACCTGTCTGAACTGGACCAACACTTCCAGAGACtatgattttaaaatgcagcCTGATTCACAGACAG GTGTCGGAGATCACAATTACTGCAGAAACCCGGACTCCTCTGAGAGGCCTTGGTGCTACATTGCTGGCCCAGATGGGACAGTCCAGAGACAGTTCTGTGCGATTGACGTATGCAAAG AACAAGCCTCTACGATGCCTGCAGAGGCCGAATCCCTCAACCCAACAGGAACCACTCCCTCCACAGAGAGCTTTCAGCCGGCCAAGTCAGGAGGCTCTCAGGGTGAAGTTGCTGCTGTGCAGCCGGTGATGGGAATCAGCCAGCGAGTGCGCACGGGACCCAAACAGAAAAAGGACCTTGGCACACTCG gcTACGTCCTCGGCATACTCATGATGGCGATTATAATCATCCTCGGTACTGGCATCACACTTGGCTACTTCTATAAGAG GGGTCGAGACCTAAAGAAGCAGCATGACCAGCGAGTGTATGAGCGCGAGATGCAGAGGATCACCCTGCCCCTGTCGGCTTTCTCCAACCCCACCTGCGAGCTGGTGGACGAGAACACCATTGTGATCACAGCGGAGCACGAGACCACCCCCGTCCAGGAGGGCGTGGAGGGTGGGGACCCCCTCATGGGCCAGCAAGCTGGCACCCCCGGAGCATGA